One window of Nocardia nova SH22a genomic DNA carries:
- a CDS encoding alpha/beta hydrolase, translating into MDRHFLPVALCAALLTAALCAAPAGADTPPAPVTVDALTAAARPAADGARLVAADPQPDGLLDLRVHSAAMDRDIEVKVLRAPDGSAPAPVLYLLNGASGGSESSSWPAQTDVVDFFHDKQVTVVTPMGGNGSYFADWRADDPALGRQKWASFLTTELPPIIDSAFHGSGANAVAGISMAGTSVFQLAMAAPGLYRAVGSYSGCARTSDPLGQAFVDGVVLRWHGDPLNLWGAPNDPLWAANDPYLHADQLRGLAIYVSTGNGIPGPLDTPDGPGIHGDEHKLVEQLFYGGILEAATHNCAVALRDRLAQLRIPATFDLRPSGTHSWGYWQEDMHRSWAMFEQALYR; encoded by the coding sequence ATGGATCGTCACTTTCTTCCCGTCGCCCTGTGCGCCGCACTGCTCACCGCGGCCCTGTGCGCGGCACCCGCCGGCGCCGACACACCGCCCGCTCCGGTGACCGTCGACGCGCTCACCGCCGCCGCGCGGCCCGCCGCCGACGGCGCCCGGCTCGTCGCCGCCGATCCACAACCCGACGGACTGCTGGATCTGCGGGTCCACTCGGCGGCGATGGACCGCGACATCGAGGTGAAAGTGCTTCGCGCACCCGATGGTTCGGCTCCGGCGCCGGTGCTGTATCTGCTCAACGGGGCCAGTGGCGGTTCGGAGTCCAGCAGCTGGCCCGCCCAGACCGATGTGGTCGACTTCTTCCACGACAAGCAGGTCACCGTGGTGACGCCGATGGGCGGCAACGGCAGCTATTTCGCCGACTGGCGAGCCGACGATCCGGCGCTGGGGCGCCAGAAGTGGGCGAGTTTCCTCACCACCGAACTCCCGCCGATCATCGATTCGGCCTTCCACGGGTCCGGCGCGAACGCGGTGGCCGGGATCTCGATGGCGGGAACCTCGGTCTTCCAGCTGGCCATGGCCGCGCCGGGACTGTATCGGGCGGTCGGCTCCTACAGCGGCTGTGCGCGCACGAGCGATCCGCTCGGTCAGGCGTTCGTCGACGGTGTGGTGCTGCGCTGGCACGGTGATCCGCTGAATCTGTGGGGTGCGCCCAACGATCCGCTGTGGGCGGCCAACGATCCGTATCTGCACGCCGACCAGCTGCGCGGGCTGGCGATCTACGTATCGACCGGCAACGGCATCCCGGGACCGCTGGACACACCGGACGGGCCCGGAATTCACGGCGACGAGCACAAACTCGTCGAGCAGCTGTTCTACGGCGGCATTCTCGAGGCCGCGACCCACAACTGCGCGGTGGCGCTGCGGGATCGGCTGGCGCAGTTGCGAATTCCCGCGACCTTCGATCTGCGGCCCAGCGGAACCCATTCGTGGGGCTACTGGCAGGAGGACATGCACCGCTCATGGGCGATGTTCGAACAGGCCCTCTACCGCTGA
- a CDS encoding condensation domain-containing protein, translating into MVGFGFFDDWHPRPGRLISWAPTQRSRAAVLAAPEHPIGPSYQQREYLLAAHRQRDSGSRGSRLCMIAFDFPSALDRDAMTRAVTAFVRRHDTFWSWFSHEPGDRIARHVADPADIDLAPADFGEYTDSDAVRDHVQRHARGVFDWDCFGFGVIDRGDSFTVYAAVDHLHTDGVGQALSCVDLLMLYGNELSGGQVPIEPVDGHLAYCERELAANAALTAASEPVRRWLDLLVAHDGAVPSFPMDLGVAADAAGFTEGAVLTVPLFTEAEALRFERVCEEFGGKFLGGLFAAIALTEHELTGRERYFVFTPVNTRAGAGEQGAIGWYTNLVPVAVRVRPGEDFTSLVGRAQSEADGAKDLAEVCVHRVIELAAGDPRIRTRLGFSAPMVSYVDVRRMAGAEMFDRINGGLYGNRASSSEVYLWVNRFPDVTSLSMVFPDTDIAHEAIAKYLSTLTTLCRDIAERDSERTGAAVP; encoded by the coding sequence GTGGTCGGTTTCGGTTTCTTCGACGATTGGCATCCGCGGCCGGGCAGGCTGATCTCCTGGGCGCCCACACAGCGATCGCGGGCGGCGGTGCTGGCCGCGCCCGAGCATCCGATCGGCCCGTCGTATCAGCAGCGCGAATATCTGCTCGCGGCCCATCGCCAGCGCGACAGCGGATCTCGCGGCTCGCGGCTGTGCATGATCGCCTTCGATTTTCCGAGCGCCCTCGACCGCGACGCGATGACCCGCGCGGTGACGGCGTTCGTCCGCCGCCACGACACGTTCTGGAGCTGGTTCTCCCACGAGCCCGGCGACCGGATCGCCCGCCATGTCGCCGATCCGGCCGATATCGATCTGGCGCCCGCCGATTTCGGCGAATACACCGACAGCGACGCCGTGCGGGACCACGTCCAGCGGCACGCGCGCGGGGTATTCGATTGGGACTGTTTCGGTTTCGGCGTCATCGATCGCGGTGACTCGTTCACCGTCTACGCGGCGGTCGACCACCTGCACACCGACGGTGTGGGACAGGCGCTGTCGTGTGTGGATCTGCTGATGCTCTACGGCAACGAACTGTCCGGCGGGCAGGTCCCGATCGAACCGGTCGACGGGCATCTGGCGTACTGCGAGCGCGAACTCGCGGCCAATGCCGCGCTGACCGCCGCGTCCGAGCCGGTGCGGCGCTGGCTGGATCTGCTGGTGGCGCACGACGGTGCGGTGCCGTCGTTCCCGATGGATCTCGGTGTCGCGGCCGACGCCGCCGGATTCACCGAGGGCGCGGTGCTCACCGTGCCGCTGTTCACCGAGGCCGAGGCGCTGCGATTCGAGCGGGTCTGCGAGGAGTTCGGCGGCAAGTTCCTGGGCGGGCTGTTCGCGGCGATCGCGCTCACCGAACACGAATTGACCGGCAGGGAACGCTATTTCGTGTTCACCCCGGTCAACACCCGCGCGGGTGCGGGGGAGCAGGGGGCGATCGGCTGGTACACGAACCTGGTTCCGGTGGCGGTGCGGGTGCGGCCGGGGGAGGACTTCACCTCGCTGGTCGGGCGGGCCCAGTCCGAGGCGGACGGGGCCAAGGATCTGGCCGAGGTCTGCGTGCACCGGGTGATCGAACTGGCCGCCGGCGACCCACGCATCCGGACCCGGCTCGGATTCTCCGCGCCGATGGTGTCCTACGTCGATGTGCGGCGGATGGCGGGCGCGGAGATGTTCGACCGGATCAACGGCGGGCTGTACGGCAACCGGGCCAGTTCCAGCGAGGTCTATCTGTGGGTCAACCGCTTTCCCGATGTGACGAGCCTGAGCATGGTCTTTCCCGACACCGACATCGCTCACGAGGCGATCGCGAAGTACCTGTCGACACTGACCACACTGTGCCGCGATATCGCC
- a CDS encoding cation:proton antiporter — protein MTFSTLALVLLLGLAGPLLAWRARWHIPVIVGELLAGILFGTTGFGVLDASDPLFSFLADMGFALVMFVAGTHVPVRDPGVRSALGTGAVRAVAVGVLAAVAGYLLAWSFDTGHGAIYTVLIGSSSAALVLPIIDSQGLSGKPILALTAQVAIADTASIVALPLVIDLGHAGRAALGALAVAAAALVGFVLLRKLERSGVRRRAHRVSEERKFALELRVSLALVFALAAIATRSHVSIMLAGFAAGLAVAGIGEPRRLARQSFAVTEGFLGPLFFVWLGARLDLREFADRPGLVVLGLGLGLAAVAAHALMRLLGQPISLGILAASQIGVPVAAVTVGTQLHVLVPGEGAALILGALVTIVASVGASVLQGRRARASVGQR, from the coding sequence GTGACCTTCTCGACCCTCGCTCTGGTGCTCCTGCTCGGTTTGGCGGGCCCCTTGCTGGCCTGGCGGGCGCGCTGGCACATCCCGGTGATCGTCGGGGAGCTGCTGGCCGGAATCCTGTTCGGCACCACCGGATTCGGGGTTCTCGACGCCTCGGACCCGCTGTTCTCCTTCCTCGCCGACATGGGGTTCGCGCTGGTGATGTTCGTGGCGGGCACACATGTGCCGGTCCGCGATCCCGGCGTCCGTTCGGCGCTCGGCACCGGCGCGGTGCGCGCGGTGGCGGTCGGGGTGCTGGCTGCGGTTGCCGGATATCTGCTGGCATGGTCGTTCGACACCGGGCACGGGGCGATCTACACCGTGCTGATCGGCTCCTCGTCGGCCGCGCTGGTGCTGCCGATCATCGATTCCCAAGGGCTGAGTGGTAAGCCGATACTCGCGCTCACCGCGCAGGTCGCGATCGCCGACACCGCCTCGATCGTCGCGCTGCCACTGGTGATCGATCTGGGGCATGCGGGCCGGGCCGCACTGGGCGCGCTCGCGGTGGCGGCCGCGGCACTGGTCGGGTTCGTGTTGCTGCGCAAGCTGGAGCGTTCGGGCGTGCGGCGGCGGGCGCACCGGGTGTCGGAGGAACGGAAGTTCGCGCTGGAGTTGCGGGTGAGCCTGGCGCTGGTCTTCGCGCTCGCCGCCATCGCGACCCGCTCGCACGTGTCGATCATGCTGGCGGGATTCGCGGCGGGGCTGGCGGTCGCCGGGATCGGTGAACCCCGGCGGCTGGCGCGCCAATCCTTCGCTGTCACAGAGGGTTTCCTCGGACCGCTGTTCTTCGTGTGGCTCGGCGCCCGGCTGGATCTGCGCGAATTCGCCGACCGGCCGGGGCTGGTCGTGCTCGGCCTGGGACTGGGCCTGGCCGCCGTGGCGGCACACGCGCTGATGCGGCTGCTCGGTCAGCCGATCAGCCTCGGCATCCTGGCCGCCAGCCAGATCGGCGTGCCGGTGGCGGCGGTGACGGTGGGCACTCAGCTGCATGTTCTGGTGCCCGGTGAGGGGGCCGCGCTGATCCTCGGCGCGCTGGTGACCATCGTGGCCTCGGTCGGCGCGTCGGTATTGCAGGGCCGGCGGGCGCGGGCGTCGGTGGGTCAGCGGTAG